A window of Palaemon carinicauda isolate YSFRI2023 chromosome 27, ASM3689809v2, whole genome shotgun sequence contains these coding sequences:
- the LOC137621025 gene encoding uncharacterized protein has product MIKYQENEKQREENEKQRAHELELQKIRGATSNPSHVTVAVDTTRPLPFCDTDDITAYLVRFEKVPVSLNWERKSWSVQLASLLRGKALDIYTSLSDDVTSDYASLKEALLKGFKKTSDWYRTAFKTAKIDSKSTFEQYLNMLFRNFDLWINSLRITKDYEDLRNIIVCDQFMSTLPKEMRLFLKERKPRTPEDYSSLADTYASAHKCYPKDEQKYFRHNANLSSSSDKISMSEKPEKTSSSRPGKVACYGCGQSGHISRNCPNKVPKKKSESSLEIGQVLDNTGVCGPMVCGTVNGVTVSTILRDTGCTGVVVSEDLIPDPGTNCSYSTLIDYLGRKDRFPIVKIYLKCNLFTGWVNAVRAPIKYCTVLLGNIPGVQDHNLFPLKNTDSSIDVNAVTRAQVKRRNIVHPLSLPEPFDISIDHESFLREQQNCEALKYAREMSQSGDVKLCKNGLQYVFVMRNGLLYRKIQKCKKPQLLGKEQLVVPVKCIKLVLHLAHDIPVSGHFSHRKTFNKINEIFWWQGMTSDIYKYCKSCDVCQKSSLVGKVKKAQMVKLPVISTPFYRVAIDLVGPISPPSEAGHRYILTMVDYASSFPEAVALKNITSEDIAEALISIFSRVGVPKEILSDRGPQFRSELMLQVHKLLGVKPLFSTPYHPAANGRIERQHQILKSILKKICELKHNQWHRFLPAALFAMREIPSDTTGFSPFEILYGRQVRGPLTILKELWTNSDMSAGETDLYSFVLELREKLSDVSDLAVQNMNISSSTYKSYFDLKSSKRRFKADDEVLLLIPEKQGKLQFSWRGPYKIIEKHGPVDYWVNVEGKKRLYHINLMKKYYRRENVNMLHVADEDMTGMINTVHVNKVAVINADEDDYLKIETVDTNQSTCNINPNLSDVQKDDLRNLCQKYKRVFSDKPDFDCEPMPSFEQDLHKFADFMYITELDICKAYHQIPLTPESRKYTAFSTNLGLMQYNGCIVYRSRSSFAAVYRR; this is encoded by the coding sequence atgattaaataccaagaaaatgaaaagcagagggaagaaaatgaaaagcagagggcACACGAACTTGAATTGCAAAAGATCAGAGGAGCAACATCTAACCCTAGCCATGTAACAGTTGCTGTGGATACTACTAGACCTCTTCCATTTTGTGATACTGATGATATCACCGCCTACCTAGTAAGATTTGAAAAGGTACCAGTTTCTCTCAACTGGGAACGGAAATCTTGGTCAGTTCAGTTGGCATCACTTTTAAGAGGTAAGGCATTAGATATCTACACGTCGCTCTCAGATGATGTTACCAGTGACTATGCATCATTGAAGGAAgctcttttgaaaggattcaagaaGACTAGTGACTGGTACAGGACAGCGTTTAAAACTGCAAAAATTGATTCCAAGAGCACATTTGAACAATATTTGAATATGTTATTTCGAAATTTTGACTTGTGGATAAATAGTCTTAGGATAACGAAAGACTACGAAGATTTGAGAAACATTATAGTCTGTGATCAGTTCATGTCTACTTTACCCAAGGAAATGCGTCTTTTCCTTAAGGAGCGTAAACCTAGAACTCCAGAGGATTATTCATCATTGGCAGACACATATGCTTCAGCACACAAATGTTATCCTAAAGATGAGCAGAAGTACTTTAGGCATAATGCGAATTTATCTAGTTCCAGTGATAAGATCAGTATGAGTGAGAAACCAGAGAAAACTAGTTCGTCACGTCCTGGTAAGGTTGCATGTTACGGTTGTGGTCAGAGTGGACATATTTCGAGAAACTGTCCTAACAAGGTACCCAAAAAGAAATCTGAATCTTCTCTTGAGATAGGACAAGTTCTTGATAACACTGGAGTATGTGGACCTATGGTATGTGGAACAGTGAATGGTGTTACAGTATCTACAATACTTAGAGATACAGGTTGTACAGGAGTAGTGGTATCAGAGGATTTGATTCCTGACCCTGGAACAAATTGTTCATATTCtactcttattgattatttgggcaggaaggacagattccctattgtcaagatttatttgaaatgtaatctctttacaggttgggttaatgctgttagggctccaataaagtactgtactgtcttattaggcaatattccaggtgtacaggaccataatttgtttcctctgaaaaatacggattcttccatAGACGTAAATGCCGTAACAAGAGCACaggtaaaaaggagaaatattgttCACCCTCTTTCTTTACCAGAACCATTTGATATATCCATTGATCATGAATCTTTTCTTAGAGAACAGCAGAATTGCGAAGCTTTGAAATATGCAAGAGAAATGAGTCAGTCTGGAGATGTCAAACTTTGCAAGAATGGTTTGCAGTACGTGTTCGTGATGAGAAATGGACTTCTctacaggaaaatacagaaatgtaaaaagcctcagttactgggaaaggaacagttggttgtaccagttaaatgcataaaattagttttgcaccttgcacatgatattccggtaagtggacatttttctcataggaaaacctttaataagattaatgaaattttctggtggcagggtatgacgtctgacatatataaatattgcaaatcttgtgatgtATGCCAAAAATCTTCTCTTGTTGGAAAAGTAAAGAAGGCTCAGATGGTTAAATTACCAGTGATCTCTACGCCATTTTATAGAGTTGCTATTGACTTAGTGGGCCCGATTTCTCCTCCTAGTGAAGCAGGGCATAGATATATTCTGACTATGGTAGATTATGCTTCAAGCTTCCCGGAAGCAGTcgctttgaagaacataacatctgaagacattgcagaagccttaatatctattttttccagagTGGGAGTGCCGAAAGAAATTCTTTCTGACAGAGGACCACAATTTCGATCAGAACTTATGTTGCAAGTACACAAGTTATTAGGAGTCAAACCTCTTTTCAGTACCCCCTAtcatcctgctgccaatggaagaatagaaaggcaacaccagattttaaagagtatattgaagaaaatatgtgaGTTAAAACATAATCAATGGCATCGTTTCCTTCCAGCAGCACTGTTCGCCATGAGGGAAATCCCAAGTGATACAACAGGTTTCTCACCATTTGAGATTTTatatggccgtcaagtgagaggtcccttgacaatattgaaggaactatggacaaattcggatatgtctgcaggggaaactgatctttattcttttgttttggaactacgtgaaaagttgtccgatgtttctgatttggctgttcaaaacatgaatatatcttccagtacatataagtcttattttgatttgaagagtagtaagcgccgatttaaagctgatgatgaagtacttttgcttattccagaaaaacaaggtaaattgcagttctcatggagaggtccatacaagataattgagaagcatggtccagttgactactgggtaaacgtagaaggtaagaagagactgtatcatatcaatcttatgaagaaatattaccgtagagagaatgttaatatgttacatgtagcagatgaagatatgactggaatgataaacactgttcatgttaacaaagttgctgttattaatgctgatgaggatgattatcTGAAAATTGAAACTGTGGATACCAATCAGAGTACGTGCAACATAAACCCTAATCTTTCAGATGTACAGAAAGATGATCTTCGTAACTTATGTCAGAAGTACAAACGTGTATTTTCAGATAAACCAGATTTTGATTGTGAGCCCATGCCAAGCTTTGAGCAAGATCTTCATAAGTTTGCAGATTTTATGTACATTACAGAACTTGATATCTGCAAAGCATATCATCAGATTCCTCTAACACCAGAAAGTCGCAAGTATACAGCCTTTTCAACTAATCTTGGACTAATGCAATATAACGGATGCATCGTCTACAGGTCTAGGAGCAGTTTTGCTGCAGTATATAGACGGTGA